Proteins found in one Penaeus vannamei isolate JL-2024 chromosome 43, ASM4276789v1, whole genome shotgun sequence genomic segment:
- the LOC138860734 gene encoding uncharacterized protein has product MYIYVYLVPAFRAFEDSVIATARRKNQLRFLRDCLEEQVLPSSIGNLLKHSDGGSPFPDYARSLLLERIRAGKRDVELSYYRSRVHSDLLKERLPGLVFQLLADVAHDSSRFLSTTHARSLSQKLSNLTSRSPWSRFSLTDAVTNLSSLSLTPHQLQFLGFGLSFALRPLPLTSIDIISSFDRFISVHRNSLPDVSLLRGAFLSALESPLHPDPSIPRRYREALHSLRREDVTILPSDKGNSVVVLDRASYLQKAQDLLGDASTYAPLTSDPRERIAATFHRRLRELGACFPEANLYQRFKVVNPRLPHFYGLPKTHKPAVPPRPIISSQGSVTHPLAAWLAKSLTPLLCTFSPAHLRHSQDFISRVRGVPPASMLSLDVDSLFTKVPLDDVLAFLQRKLPAEDPRLPLPTEVFLQLIRLCVESNSFSFEGRFYSQTFGVAMGSPLSPVLANLYMEFFESELLPSISPRPSMWLRYVDDVFALWPHEPALFPDFLSQLNSLSPSIRFKVEWEVDDKLPFLDTLVHRSADHFSFSIYRKPMRSGMYIHFFSYHPLHVKRGVATSLFLRALRICDPQYLDGEIDFLRRSFSKLGYPRHVLDVALSRARRTFYHNSPPNESPHLPVLSLPYTEEIYSLRRPLQSLNCRLSFRQVNTLRRNLVHTCPPSTSKVGTYAVPCASCDQQYFGETGASLTKRLSLHKYAVSRGHSNNALFCHQWDTGHQMDWKAARILFPSADVHARRLVESSLIKLLPNFNLNSGFSPADSLLASHILRLLPYAGHPSHRPPDPST; this is encoded by the coding sequence atgtatatatatgtatacctggttcctgcctttcgcgctttcgaggattccgtcatcgccacggcccgacggaagaatcaactgcgtttcctccgagactgcctcgaggagcaggtgctcccttcctcgatcggcaacctcttgaagcactcggatggaggatctccttttcctgattatgctcgctccctcctccttgaacggatccgcgctggtaagagggatgtcgagctttcctactatcgctcgcgggttcattctgacctcctgaaggaacgactccccggccttgtcttccagctcctagctgacgtggcccacgattcttcccggttcctctccactacccatgcccgctccctctcccagaaactctccaacctcacctcccgtagtccctggtcccgcttctccctcaccgacgcggttaccaacctttcctccctgtccttgacccctcaccaactacaattccttggcttcggtctttcctttgctctccgccctcttccccttacctctattgacatcatttcttcctttgaccggttcatctccgttcataggaactccttgcctgatgtctccctccttcgtggggcgtTCCTTTCGGCCCTCGAGTCCCCCCTTCACCCcgacccttccatccccaggcgttaccgtgaagcccttcacagcctgcgcagggaggatgtcaccattttgccttctgacaaaggtaactcggtggtggtcctcgaccgagcctcctacctgcagaaggcccaggacctgttaggtgacgcctccacctatgcccccctgaccagtgacccgcgggaacgcattgctgccactttccaccgtcgtctgagagagcttggagcctgtttcccggaggcgaacctttaccagaggttcaaggtcgttaaccctcgcctccctcatttctatgggcttcctaaaacccataagccggccgtgcctccacgccccatcatctcctcccagggatcggtgacgcatcctctggcggcttggctggctaagtctcttactccccttctctgcaccttctctcctgctcaccttcgccattcacaggacttcatctctcgtgtccgcggtgtcccgccggcgtccatgctgagcctggatgtcgactccctgttcaccaaggtcccgcttgatgacgtcctcgctttccttcagaggaagctccctgccgaggatcctcgtcttcctcttcccaccgaagtcttcctccagctgattcgtctgtgtgtggagtcgaattctttctcctttgagggtcgtttctactcacagacgttcggtgttgccatgggctctcctctctcccctgttctggctaacctgtacatggagttcttcgagtcggagctcctcccttccatctcccctcgtccttccatgtggctgagatatgtcgacgacgtcttcgctctctggccccatgaacctgccctgtttcctgatttcctgtcgcagctgaattctctctctccgtccatccgcttcaaggtggaatgggaggttgacgacaagctccctttcttggacactcttgtccatcgctctgctgatcatttctccttttctatatacaggaagcctatgcgcagtggtatgtacatacacttcttctcgtaccatccgctgcatgtgaagagaggggttgccacctcgctgtttctccgtgccctccgcatatgtgacccccagtacctggatggagagatcgacttcctgcgtcgttcgttctccaaactgggctatcctcgccatgtcctagacgtcgcgttatccagggcgagacgtaccttctaccataactcccctcccaatgagtctcctcacctgcctgtcctcagcctgccttacacagaggagatctactccctccgtcggcccctgcagtctctcaactgcagactctcctttcgccaggtgaatactctccgtcgtaacctggttcacacctgccctccctctacctcgaaggtgggcacctatgctgttccgtgtgcctcctgtgatcagcagtattttggtgaaacaggcgccagccttactaagcgtctgtctctgcataagtacgctgtatccaggggacatagcaacaacgccctcttctgccatcagtgggacactggccatcagatggactggaaagctgcacgcattctcttcccttccgctgatgtccatgcccgcagactggtggaatcttctctcattaagctgctgcccaatttcaacttgaacagcggtttctctcctgccgacagcctcctcgcttcccacatccttcgtctcctcccttatgccggtcacccgtcacatagaccgcctgatccttcgacctga